The Girardinichthys multiradiatus isolate DD_20200921_A chromosome 24, DD_fGirMul_XY1, whole genome shotgun sequence genome has a window encoding:
- the clic5a gene encoding chloride intracellular channel protein 5a isoform X2 produces the protein MTDTVVEEDKDPDIELFVKAGRDGESIGNCPFSQRLFMILWLKGVVFNVTTVDLKRKPADLHNLAPGTHPPFLTFEGNVLTDVNKIEEYLEEMLAPPKYPKLATKNRESNVAGNDIFSRFSAYVKNTRPEKNRSLEKSLNKALAKLDEYLMRSIPDEVQSGQHNGEGASTRKYLDGDELTLADCNLLPKLHVVKVVSKKYRNYDIPSEFKGVWRYLDNAYKREEFTNTCAADVEIELAYQAVAKRLEK, from the exons ATGACGGATACGGTAGTCGAGGAGGACAAGGACCCTGATATTGAATTATTTGTTAAG GCTGGGAGAGATGGGGAGAGCATTGGAAACTGTCCGTTCTCCCAACGTCTCTTCATGATTCTTTGGTTGAAGGGAGTGGTCTTTAATGTCACTACTGTTGACTTAAAAAG GAAACCAGCTGATCTTCACAACCTTGCCCCAGGAACACATCCACCCTTCCTTACCTTCGAGGGTAATGTTCTCACAGATGTCAACAAGATAGAAGAGTACCTGGAGGAAATGCTGGCCCCACCAAA GTATCCCAAGCTTGCAACAAAGAATCGTGAATCCAATGTTGCAGGAAATGACATATTTTCCAGGTTCTCGGCTTACGTGAAAAACACAAGACCGGAGAAAAATCGCT CATTAGAGAAGAGTCTGAACAAAGCCCTGGCTAAACTGGATGAGTATTTGATGCGATCAATTCCTGATGAGGTTCAATCTGGACAGCATAACGGCGAAGGCGCATCCACCCGCAAATACCTAGATGGTGATGAACTGACACTTGCTGACTGCAACCTTCTTCCCAAGCTTCATGTAGTTAAG GTGGTTTCGAAGAAATACAGAAACTATGACATCCCCTCTGAATTCAAAGGGGTGTGGCGTTACCTTGACAATGCCTACAAGCGAGAAGAGTTCACCAACACGTGCGCAGCTGATGTGGAGATCGAGCTAGCCTACCAAGCAGTGGCCAAGAGGCTGGAAAAATGA